The Sphingomonas alpina genome has a segment encoding these proteins:
- a CDS encoding agmatine deiminase family protein, which produces MPKRITQPAEWARHKAVWIGFPSHPELWLEDLEPARAEVTAFARAVHAEGRGERVILVAADEEAAAAARSMAKDVAEVVVEPFGDIWLRDTAAIVLSDHSARDFGFNGWGGKYDLPGDDDIGARLAARRNIRTERCDWILEGGAIDSDGTGMVVTTEQCLLNHNRNPGLSRTEIEARLLEDLGFSEVIWLGEGLMHDHTDGHVDNLARFVAPGKLAIPVAADNDPNWLVYQHAARAAARHEVEIVPIPSPGRVLRDEEIVPASYMNFYIGNAAVVVPQYGAPNDAAAVVAVGALFPDRETVGLHADHILTGGGSFHCISQQIPA; this is translated from the coding sequence ATGCCGAAACGCATTACCCAGCCCGCCGAATGGGCCCGTCACAAGGCAGTATGGATCGGCTTTCCAAGCCATCCCGAGCTGTGGCTCGAAGACCTGGAACCGGCGCGCGCGGAAGTCACCGCCTTTGCCCGCGCGGTCCATGCCGAGGGCCGGGGCGAGCGCGTCATCCTGGTGGCAGCCGATGAGGAAGCGGCCGCCGCTGCCCGGAGCATGGCGAAGGACGTGGCCGAAGTGGTGGTCGAGCCGTTCGGCGACATCTGGCTGCGTGACACGGCGGCGATCGTGCTCAGCGATCACAGCGCGCGCGATTTCGGCTTCAACGGCTGGGGCGGCAAGTACGACCTGCCCGGCGATGACGATATCGGCGCCCGGCTGGCGGCACGGCGCAACATCCGTACCGAGCGCTGCGACTGGATCCTGGAGGGCGGCGCGATCGACAGCGACGGCACCGGCATGGTCGTGACGACCGAGCAATGCCTGCTCAACCATAACCGCAATCCCGGCCTGTCGCGAACCGAGATCGAGGCGCGCCTGCTCGAGGATCTGGGCTTTTCGGAAGTGATCTGGCTCGGCGAGGGGTTGATGCACGACCATACCGACGGGCATGTCGACAATCTCGCGCGCTTCGTCGCGCCGGGCAAGCTCGCCATTCCGGTCGCGGCCGACAATGACCCCAACTGGCTGGTCTATCAGCATGCCGCGCGCGCCGCGGCGCGGCATGAGGTCGAAATCGTCCCGATCCCATCGCCCGGCCGGGTGCTGCGCGACGAGGAGATCGTGCCGGCCAGTTACATGAACTTCTATATCGGCAATGCGGCAGTGGTCGTGCCGCAATATGGCGCGCCGAACGATGCGGCGGCGGTGGTGGCGGTCGGCGCGCTGTTCCCGGACCGCGAGACGGTCGGCCTGCATGCCGACCATATCCTGACCGGCGGCGGCAGCTTCCACTGCATCAGCCAGCAGATCCCGGCCTGA
- a CDS encoding GFA family protein: MTGGSCHCGTVRFTVPAPPVEVTECHCSICTKLGSLCCYYPPDQFAITQGEAELSIYQWGDRLLDFRFCSRCSAMIGWRIHPGLEEECYPGRVGAKVGVNARLIDGIDARTLPRRVIDGPPD; encoded by the coding sequence ATGACCGGCGGGAGCTGTCATTGCGGGACCGTCCGGTTCACCGTGCCCGCGCCGCCGGTCGAGGTGACCGAGTGCCATTGCTCGATCTGTACGAAGCTCGGCTCGCTGTGCTGCTATTATCCGCCCGACCAGTTCGCGATCACCCAGGGCGAAGCGGAATTGTCGATCTATCAATGGGGCGACCGGCTGCTCGACTTCCGCTTCTGCTCGCGGTGCAGCGCGATGATCGGCTGGCGCATCCATCCCGGCCTGGAAGAGGAATGCTACCCCGGCCGCGTCGGGGCGAAGGTCGGGGTCAATGCGCGGTTGATCGACGGCATCGACGCGCGGACCTTGCCGCGCCGGGTGATTGACGGCCCCCCGGATTAA
- the folK gene encoding 2-amino-4-hydroxy-6-hydroxymethyldihydropteridine diphosphokinase, with protein sequence MPISTYAISIGSNRPGRHGRPEAEVSAAIGALTGVVAVAPIIASAPIGPSIRRFANTAILVETKDDPPALLARLKAIERDFGRRRGRRWGARVIDLDIILWSGGSWGEAGLTVPHIGFRARGFVLDPLARIAADWRDPVTGLSVRQLAYRLRAVDQRASRP encoded by the coding sequence GTGCCGATCTCAACTTATGCCATTTCCATCGGGTCGAACCGCCCGGGCCGTCACGGACGTCCCGAAGCGGAAGTGAGTGCCGCGATCGGCGCGCTGACAGGCGTGGTGGCCGTGGCGCCGATCATCGCCAGCGCACCGATCGGCCCGTCGATTCGGCGCTTCGCCAACACCGCCATACTGGTCGAGACGAAAGACGATCCGCCCGCCCTGCTCGCGCGGCTGAAAGCGATCGAGCGCGATTTCGGGCGGCGGCGCGGGCGGCGCTGGGGCGCGCGGGTGATCGACCTCGACATCATCCTGTGGTCGGGCGGCAGCTGGGGCGAGGCCGGCCTGACCGTCCCGCATATCGGCTTTCGCGCGCGCGGCTTCGTGCTCGATCCACTCGCCCGCATCGCCGCCGATTGGCGTGATCCGGTCACCGGGCTGAGCGTCCGGCAGCTCGCTTACCGTTTGCGCGCGGTTGACCAGCGCGCGTCGCGCCCCTAA
- a CDS encoding phosphatase PAP2 family protein yields MIAEDPLHAEGADAAGEIPGGVRHPPWLLAAGGAVALAALIVTLIGLFVDRGHRFAFDSAILLAARHGEAHGVPVGPYWMKQAAIDVTALGGETVLVLVVLITAGFLAVRRLWLTLALVLGGTISGSIAVAIVKSLVGRPRPDLTDHLVQVSSESFPSGHAANSAIIYLTIATLIMQIAPGGGSRRYILIVAALLVTAIGMSRVYLGVHWPSDVLGGWAFGTLWAIGWWAIGAWARLRRAGVSVLHPGE; encoded by the coding sequence ATGATCGCTGAAGACCCACTCCATGCCGAGGGCGCGGATGCCGCGGGCGAGATCCCCGGTGGCGTACGGCATCCGCCCTGGCTGCTCGCGGCAGGCGGCGCGGTCGCGCTGGCGGCGCTGATCGTCACGCTGATCGGCCTGTTCGTCGATCGCGGCCATCGCTTCGCCTTCGATTCGGCGATCCTGCTCGCTGCGCGGCACGGCGAAGCGCATGGCGTGCCGGTCGGCCCCTATTGGATGAAGCAGGCAGCGATCGATGTCACCGCACTGGGCGGCGAGACCGTGCTGGTGCTGGTCGTATTGATCACCGCCGGGTTCCTTGCGGTCCGGCGGCTCTGGCTGACCCTCGCGCTGGTGCTGGGCGGCACGATCAGCGGGTCGATCGCAGTCGCGATCGTCAAATCGCTGGTCGGCCGCCCGCGCCCCGACCTGACCGACCATCTCGTCCAGGTATCGTCAGAGAGTTTCCCGAGCGGCCATGCCGCCAACAGCGCAATCATCTATCTGACCATCGCCACGCTGATCATGCAGATCGCGCCGGGGGGCGGATCGCGCCGCTATATCCTGATCGTCGCGGCGCTGCTGGTCACCGCGATCGGCATGAGCCGGGTCTATCTCGGCGTGCACTGGCCAAGCGACGTGCTTGGCGGCTGGGCGTTCGGAACATTATGGGCGATCGGCTGGTGGGCGATCGGCGCCTGGGCCAGGCTCAGGCGCGCCGGCGTGTCGGTATTACACCCCGGCGAGTAG
- the aguB gene encoding N-carbamoylputrescine amidase, with product MTEITVAALQAAFTDDMDANIAHVSALVREAAAKGAQVILPPELFEGEYFCRVEDEGLFANAKPTAEHKAVLAMQKLAAELGVYIPTSFFEADGPHHYNSLAMIGPDGRVMGVYRKSHIPDGPGYEEKFYFRPGNTGFKVWPGPAESRATTLGVGICWDQWYPETARAMMLMGAEILFYPTAIGSEPHDTSLDTARLWRRAMVGHAVSNVVPIVAANRIGVEHGQTFYGTSFIADERGDILAELGREETGVITATIDLDRVKRHRAAFGFFRDRRPELYGRLVQDI from the coding sequence ATGACCGAAATCACCGTCGCCGCGCTCCAGGCCGCCTTTACCGACGATATGGACGCGAACATCGCCCATGTCTCCGCTCTCGTGCGCGAGGCTGCGGCGAAAGGCGCACAGGTGATTCTGCCACCGGAATTGTTCGAGGGCGAATATTTCTGCCGCGTCGAGGATGAGGGGCTGTTCGCCAATGCGAAGCCTACCGCCGAGCATAAGGCGGTGCTGGCGATGCAGAAACTCGCAGCCGAGCTCGGCGTCTATATCCCGACCAGCTTCTTCGAAGCCGACGGCCCGCACCATTACAACAGCCTGGCGATGATCGGCCCCGACGGCCGGGTCATGGGCGTGTATCGCAAGAGCCATATTCCCGACGGCCCCGGTTACGAGGAGAAATTCTATTTCCGCCCCGGCAATACCGGCTTCAAGGTCTGGCCGGGGCCGGCAGAATCGAGAGCGACCACCCTGGGCGTCGGGATCTGCTGGGACCAATGGTACCCGGAAACCGCCCGCGCGATGATGCTGATGGGTGCAGAGATCCTGTTCTACCCGACCGCGATCGGCAGCGAGCCGCATGACACCTCGCTCGATACCGCAAGGCTGTGGCGTCGCGCGATGGTCGGCCATGCGGTGTCGAACGTGGTGCCGATCGTCGCCGCCAACCGCATCGGCGTCGAGCACGGCCAGACATTCTATGGCACCAGCTTCATTGCCGACGAGCGCGGCGACATTCTCGCCGAGCTGGGCCGGGAGGAAACCGGCGTGATCACCGCGACGATCGACCTCGACAGGGTCAAGCGCCACCGCGCCGCGTTCGGCTTCTTCCGCGACCGCCGGCCCGAGCTTTACGGACGGCTGGTGCAGGACATCTAG
- a CDS encoding low affinity iron permease family protein translates to MDRFFEAVAQKVASWAGRPPAFMLAFLVVAVWGITGPVFAYSDTWQLVINTGTTIVTFLMVFLIQNAQNRDASAIQAKLDELIRANTEARTDFIGIEHLTEKELEKIKAMLERECGDNETHHESIERMLARL, encoded by the coding sequence ATGGATCGGTTTTTCGAAGCGGTGGCGCAGAAAGTGGCAAGCTGGGCGGGGCGCCCGCCCGCGTTCATGCTGGCGTTCCTGGTCGTTGCCGTGTGGGGCATCACCGGGCCGGTGTTCGCCTATTCCGACACCTGGCAGCTGGTGATCAACACCGGCACCACGATCGTCACCTTCCTGATGGTGTTCCTGATCCAGAATGCGCAGAATCGCGATGCCAGCGCGATCCAGGCCAAGCTCGATGAACTGATTCGCGCCAATACCGAGGCACGCACCGACTTTATCGGCATCGAGCATCTGACCGAAAAGGAACTGGAGAAGATCAAGGCGATGCTCGAACGCGAGTGCGGCGATAACGAGACGCATCACGAATCGATCGAACGCATGCTGGCGCGGCTATGA
- a CDS encoding threonine aldolase family protein, whose product MRFFSDNAAPVHPAVFAALEQANTLDTAYDGDGWSRQLDARFSDLFEADVRALWVPTGTSANCLALAALCPPHGAVVCHHDAHIQNDEGGAPGFYTHGAKLLLGEGEGAKLTPASIAAVLDPIRNDVHQLQAHAISITNATEYGCVYTPNEVAAIGHLARERRLGLHMDGARFANAVAHLGCTPADLTWRAGVDALSFGFVKNGGMSAEALVFFKPELAAATLYRRKRAGLLLSKGRYLAAQIHALLDHDLWLDNARASNAGATMLAKAAGERLVYPVEANEVFLRVTAAEAEKLRAKGFDFYDWGPGEARLVTSWDHQPDAIRPLAEAIAAL is encoded by the coding sequence ATGCGCTTCTTCTCCGACAATGCCGCCCCGGTTCATCCCGCCGTCTTCGCGGCGCTCGAACAGGCCAATACGCTCGACACCGCCTATGACGGCGATGGCTGGAGCCGCCAGCTCGACGCGCGCTTCTCCGACCTGTTCGAAGCCGACGTGCGCGCCTTATGGGTACCGACCGGCACCTCCGCCAATTGCCTCGCGCTCGCCGCGCTGTGCCCGCCCCACGGCGCTGTGGTGTGCCATCATGATGCGCATATCCAGAATGACGAAGGCGGCGCCCCTGGCTTCTACACCCATGGCGCGAAGCTGCTGCTTGGCGAGGGCGAAGGCGCGAAGCTGACGCCGGCCAGCATCGCCGCGGTGCTCGATCCGATCCGCAACGACGTCCATCAGCTCCAGGCGCATGCGATCTCGATCACCAACGCGACCGAATATGGCTGCGTCTATACCCCGAATGAAGTGGCGGCGATCGGCCATCTGGCGCGCGAACGCCGGCTCGGGTTGCATATGGACGGCGCGCGCTTCGCCAATGCCGTGGCGCATCTCGGCTGCACTCCGGCCGACCTGACCTGGCGCGCCGGGGTCGATGCGCTGAGCTTCGGCTTCGTCAAGAATGGCGGGATGAGCGCCGAGGCACTGGTCTTCTTCAAGCCCGAACTGGCCGCCGCGACGCTCTATCGCCGCAAGCGTGCCGGGCTGTTGTTGTCCAAGGGCCGCTACCTCGCCGCGCAGATCCACGCATTGCTGGACCATGATCTGTGGCTCGACAATGCCCGTGCATCGAATGCCGGGGCGACGATGCTGGCCAAGGCGGCGGGCGAGCGGCTGGTCTATCCGGTCGAGGCGAACGAAGTGTTCCTGCGCGTCACCGCCGCGGAGGCGGAAAAGCTCCGCGCCAAGGGGTTTGATTTCTACGACTGGGGCCCGGGCGAAGCGCGGCTGGTGACCTCCTGGGATCACCAGCCCGACGCCATCCGCCCGCTCGCCGAAGCGATCGCCGCGCTTTAG
- a CDS encoding uracil-DNA glycosylase, with amino-acid sequence MNFAPSPIPHTEAPHDCPRCPRLVAFRDDLRIEHPDWWNGPVNAFGDPDAWLAIVGLAPGKHGANRTGRPFTGDQSGPLLYNTLAKFGLASGTYEARPDDSLRLDGAIIINAVKCLPPQNKPTPEEIRACRPFLAGQAAALPKARVYIALGQIAHQSAVKILGGKLPKCRFAHLAEHRVPDGRILIDSYHCSRYNQNTGRLTAEMFEAVFARALELRPA; translated from the coding sequence ATGAACTTCGCACCCAGTCCGATTCCGCATACCGAAGCGCCGCATGATTGCCCGCGCTGCCCGCGCCTCGTCGCCTTTCGCGACGATCTCCGCATCGAGCATCCCGACTGGTGGAATGGACCGGTCAATGCGTTCGGCGATCCCGATGCCTGGCTGGCGATCGTCGGGCTCGCACCCGGCAAGCATGGCGCCAACCGTACCGGGCGGCCCTTTACCGGCGATCAATCGGGGCCGTTGCTGTACAACACGCTGGCGAAGTTCGGGCTGGCCAGCGGCACGTACGAGGCCAGGCCCGACGATTCACTGCGGCTCGACGGCGCGATCATCATCAATGCGGTCAAATGCCTGCCGCCGCAGAACAAGCCGACGCCGGAGGAAATCCGCGCCTGCCGCCCGTTTCTCGCCGGCCAGGCCGCGGCATTGCCCAAAGCGCGCGTGTACATTGCGCTCGGCCAGATCGCGCATCAGTCGGCGGTGAAGATTCTCGGCGGCAAGCTGCCCAAATGCCGCTTCGCGCATCTCGCCGAACACCGCGTGCCCGATGGCCGCATCCTGATCGATAGCTATCATTGCTCGCGCTACAATCAGAATACCGGACGGCTGACGGCCGAGATGTTCGAGGCGGTGTTCGCGCGGGCGCTGGAATTGCGGCCGGCATGA
- a CDS encoding TonB-dependent receptor: MIRRLLLASTASVPALVFAFAQPALAQDTPADTAAAPAKATNDDSRDIIITAPFEQSEGDVLSGTSVLSGDALTRSLKPTIGETLAKLPGVSATSFGPSASRPILRGFQGERIRVLTDGIGSIDVSNTSVDHAVIIDPLLAERIEVLRGPSALLFGSSAVGGVVNVIDTRIPRSVPEKGYRFSGTATYGSAADERTIGGAGDVAVGQHLVLHADGSYSKSGDLRIGGYALTPERRREALATSLLPVDPADPEPIDYAANAAIKGKLPNSSSETWTAGAGATIITDTGNLGISYSHYDSLYGVPIRYATLPGEGQEAPRLSVVQNRVDLRGEVETGGGFLDKIKIRAGQASYRHFELEEDGSVGTAFYNKGLEGRLEVIQADHGGWKGASGVQFFNRIFDVKGEEAFLPKNETNQTGFFTLQQLDLGAFKAEGGLRYELTDVASRTPVDDLRFFRGSRHFEALSGSIGASYGLTDGIRFGLNLSHTERAPSAEELFANGGHAGTQAYELGNADFRLEKSWGLEATLHAHGEGYSFDASAYYNKFTNYISENQVDQAVCEAAAAPSGREVEFPCFQFSQANARYYGFEAQGSVLLTRIGDYKINVDALGDYVHANIVDQGPIPRIPAPRVLGGIEAQSDRITGRLEAEHVFDQNRVTAFETPTKGYTMVNAALSFKPFGADNKTTLDISANNIFDVDARRHASFLKDFAPLAGRDIRATLRFSL; this comes from the coding sequence ATGATTCGTCGTCTTTTGCTCGCCAGCACCGCTTCCGTCCCCGCGCTCGTTTTTGCCTTCGCTCAACCGGCGCTTGCCCAGGACACGCCCGCCGACACCGCCGCCGCACCCGCAAAAGCGACGAATGACGACAGCCGCGACATCATCATCACCGCGCCGTTCGAACAGAGCGAAGGCGATGTCCTATCGGGCACATCGGTCCTGTCCGGCGACGCACTGACGCGCAGCCTGAAGCCGACGATCGGCGAAACGCTGGCCAAGCTGCCCGGTGTCTCGGCGACCTCGTTCGGTCCGAGCGCGTCGCGCCCGATCCTGCGCGGTTTCCAGGGCGAGCGCATCCGCGTGCTGACCGACGGGATCGGATCGATCGACGTGTCCAATACCTCGGTCGACCATGCCGTGATCATCGATCCGCTGCTGGCCGAACGCATCGAAGTGCTGCGCGGCCCCTCGGCGCTGCTGTTCGGTTCCTCGGCGGTCGGCGGCGTGGTCAACGTCATCGACACGCGCATTCCACGCAGCGTGCCGGAAAAAGGCTATCGGTTCAGCGGCACCGCCACCTATGGCTCGGCCGCCGATGAGCGCACGATCGGCGGCGCGGGCGATGTCGCGGTCGGCCAGCACCTCGTACTTCATGCCGACGGCTCCTATTCGAAGAGCGGCGACCTGCGCATCGGCGGATATGCCCTGACCCCCGAGCGGCGCCGCGAAGCGCTGGCGACCAGCCTGTTGCCGGTCGACCCGGCCGATCCCGAGCCGATCGATTATGCCGCCAATGCCGCGATCAAGGGCAAGCTGCCCAATTCGTCGAGCGAGACCTGGACCGCCGGCGCCGGCGCGACGATCATCACCGACACCGGCAATCTCGGCATTTCCTACAGCCATTATGACAGCCTGTACGGTGTGCCGATCCGCTATGCGACGCTACCCGGCGAGGGGCAGGAAGCGCCGCGCCTGTCGGTGGTGCAGAACCGCGTCGACCTGCGCGGCGAAGTCGAGACCGGCGGCGGTTTCCTCGACAAGATCAAGATCCGCGCCGGCCAGGCAAGCTATCGCCATTTCGAACTGGAAGAGGATGGCTCGGTCGGCACTGCCTTTTACAACAAGGGCCTGGAAGGCCGGCTTGAAGTGATCCAGGCCGATCATGGCGGCTGGAAGGGCGCATCGGGCGTGCAATTCTTCAACCGCATTTTCGACGTGAAGGGCGAAGAAGCCTTTCTGCCCAAGAACGAAACCAACCAGACCGGCTTCTTCACGCTGCAGCAGCTCGATCTCGGCGCGTTCAAGGCCGAGGGTGGCCTCCGCTATGAGCTGACCGATGTCGCGTCACGCACGCCGGTGGACGATCTGCGCTTCTTTCGCGGCAGCCGCCATTTCGAAGCGCTGTCGGGCTCGATCGGCGCGTCTTATGGCCTGACCGACGGGATCCGCTTCGGGCTCAACCTGTCGCACACCGAACGCGCGCCCTCAGCGGAGGAATTGTTCGCCAATGGCGGGCATGCCGGGACCCAGGCCTATGAACTGGGCAACGCCGATTTCCGGCTCGAGAAGAGCTGGGGCCTGGAAGCCACGCTGCACGCGCATGGCGAGGGCTACAGCTTCGACGCGTCGGCCTATTACAATAAATTCACCAACTATATCTCGGAGAACCAGGTCGATCAGGCGGTGTGCGAAGCCGCCGCTGCGCCGAGCGGGCGCGAGGTCGAATTCCCCTGCTTCCAGTTCAGCCAGGCCAATGCGCGCTATTATGGCTTCGAGGCGCAGGGGTCGGTGCTGCTGACGCGGATCGGCGACTATAAGATCAACGTCGATGCGCTGGGCGATTATGTCCATGCCAATATCGTCGACCAGGGTCCGATTCCGCGCATCCCGGCACCGCGCGTGCTGGGCGGGATCGAGGCGCAATCGGACCGCATCACTGGCCGGCTCGAGGCCGAGCATGTGTTCGACCAGAACCGCGTGACCGCATTCGAGACGCCGACCAAGGGCTATACGATGGTCAACGCGGCCCTGTCGTTCAAGCCATTCGGCGCCGACAACAAGACCACGCTCGACATCAGCGCCAACAACATCTTCGATGTCGATGCGCGCCGCCATGCGAGCTTCCTGAAGGATTTCGCCCCGCTCGCCGGGCGCGATATCCGGGCGACGTTGCGCTTCAGCCTGTAG
- a CDS encoding HpcH/HpaI aldolase/citrate lyase family protein translates to MPRLRSLLFVPGDRPDRMEKALGLGADVLILDLEDSVSLAAKPGARTAVAEFLRRPRTATLYVRVNPLDSGLIDDDLAAVLTAGPDGLLLPKAEGAASLAALDARLSGEIAILPIATETPAAIFSLGSYGGVTSRLAGLTWGAEDLPAAIGAATSREADGSYTAPYQLARSLTLFGAHAAGVPAIETVYPDFRDLDGLAAYAARARRDGFTGMMAIHPSQVPVINAAFTPSEAEIDHARSVVALFEANPGAGALALDGKMVDAPHLKSAQRLLAGV, encoded by the coding sequence ATGCCCCGCCTGCGCTCGTTGCTGTTCGTTCCCGGCGACCGTCCCGACCGGATGGAAAAGGCACTGGGGCTCGGTGCCGATGTGCTGATCCTCGACCTGGAGGATTCGGTCAGCCTGGCGGCCAAGCCCGGCGCGCGCACGGCGGTGGCCGAATTCCTGCGCCGGCCACGCACGGCGACGCTCTATGTCCGGGTCAATCCGCTCGACTCCGGGCTGATCGACGATGACCTGGCGGCGGTGCTGACTGCCGGTCCCGATGGGCTGTTGCTGCCCAAGGCCGAAGGCGCGGCGTCGCTTGCCGCGCTCGATGCGCGGCTGTCGGGCGAGATCGCGATCCTGCCGATTGCAACCGAGACGCCGGCGGCGATTTTTTCACTGGGCAGCTATGGCGGCGTCACATCGCGCCTCGCCGGCCTGACCTGGGGGGCGGAGGATCTGCCCGCCGCGATTGGTGCTGCGACCTCGCGTGAGGCCGATGGCAGCTATACTGCGCCATATCAGCTCGCCCGCTCGCTCACCTTGTTCGGCGCGCATGCGGCGGGCGTGCCGGCGATTGAGACGGTCTATCCCGATTTCCGCGATCTCGACGGGCTGGCTGCCTACGCCGCGCGGGCGCGGCGCGACGGTTTCACCGGCATGATGGCGATTCATCCGTCACAGGTGCCGGTGATCAATGCCGCCTTCACGCCAAGCGAGGCGGAGATTGATCACGCCCGCAGCGTCGTTGCCCTGTTCGAAGCGAATCCCGGCGCGGGGGCGCTGGCGCTCGACGGCAAGATGGTCGATGCACCGCACCTCAAATCGGCGCAGCGGCTACTCGCCGGGGTGTAA
- a CDS encoding low molecular weight protein tyrosine phosphatase family protein, with protein sequence MKKILFVCSQNRLRSPTAEQIFASRPDMEVESAGTNHDADNPLTAELVEWADVIFVMEKTHRNKLQKRFRPALKQARIICLDIPDDYAFMQPELVRLLEVKLARYFPDVPTSR encoded by the coding sequence ATGAAGAAGATCCTCTTCGTGTGCAGCCAGAACCGGCTGCGCAGCCCGACCGCGGAACAGATTTTCGCGTCGCGGCCCGACATGGAGGTCGAATCAGCCGGCACCAATCACGACGCCGACAACCCGCTCACGGCCGAGCTGGTCGAATGGGCGGACGTGATTTTCGTCATGGAGAAGACGCATCGCAACAAGCTGCAGAAGCGGTTTCGCCCGGCCCTGAAACAGGCCCGCATCATCTGCCTCGATATTCCGGACGATTATGCATTCATGCAACCGGAACTGGTGCGGCTGCTGGAGGTGAAGCTGGCGCGCTATTTTCCGGATGTGCCGACGAGCCGTTAG
- a CDS encoding M28 family metallopeptidase, translating into MLVAAPALAKNAPTPAPAISVETLKDVTQTLASDAFEGRAPATPAEDKTTAYIVERFKKAGLKPANKGSWYQDVPLVEITASDVSPLTITGGKTPVSAAYRTDLVIGTYRVVPKVAIKDSDMVFVGYGINAPERGWNDYAGVDVKGKTVVILVNDPDWRTMTLDGDFGGRAMTYYGRWTYKFEEAARQGAAAAIIVHDTEPAAYGFGVVQSSWTGPQLEQDTPGDHLDQSEAIGWIQKPVAEALFTSAGQDLATLSKAAAIKGFKAVPLGLKASVSFTNTIRRQASKNVIGILPGTAKPDEVVLYSAHWDHLGRCDAVKGDDICNGAVDNASGTAGLVALAEAAVKAGPARRSQVFLAVTGEESGLLGSKFYAENPVFPLAQTVGGVNMDGLNVIGKAKDFVLVGAGKSELEDLVKPMVAAEGRVITLEANPERGSYYRSDHFSFAKLGVPMLYGESGEDLVVGGTAAGKAATEDYIINRYHKPQDEYDAKWDWNGALSDLRIYYGLGHSLADSDRWPNWYPSAEFRSIRDQSRAATK; encoded by the coding sequence ATGCTGGTCGCCGCGCCCGCACTCGCCAAGAACGCGCCGACGCCGGCGCCGGCGATATCGGTCGAAACGCTGAAGGACGTGACGCAGACCCTGGCCTCCGACGCCTTCGAGGGCCGCGCGCCCGCGACCCCGGCCGAGGACAAGACCACTGCCTATATCGTCGAGCGCTTCAAGAAAGCGGGGCTCAAGCCCGCCAACAAGGGCAGCTGGTATCAGGACGTGCCGCTGGTCGAGATCACCGCGAGCGACGTGAGCCCATTGACCATCACCGGCGGCAAGACCCCGGTATCGGCGGCCTATCGCACCGACCTGGTGATCGGGACCTATCGCGTGGTGCCGAAGGTCGCGATCAAGGACAGCGACATGGTGTTTGTCGGTTACGGCATCAACGCGCCCGAGCGCGGCTGGAACGACTATGCCGGTGTGGACGTGAAGGGGAAGACCGTGGTCATCCTGGTCAATGATCCAGACTGGCGGACCATGACGCTCGACGGCGATTTCGGTGGCCGGGCGATGACCTATTATGGCCGCTGGACCTACAAGTTCGAGGAAGCCGCACGGCAGGGCGCCGCCGCGGCGATCATCGTCCATGACACCGAACCGGCCGCCTATGGCTTTGGTGTGGTGCAGTCGAGCTGGACCGGGCCGCAGCTCGAACAGGATACGCCAGGCGACCATCTCGACCAGAGCGAAGCGATCGGCTGGATCCAGAAGCCGGTCGCCGAGGCTTTGTTCACGAGCGCGGGCCAGGATCTCGCCACCTTGTCCAAGGCAGCCGCAATCAAGGGCTTCAAGGCGGTACCACTTGGCTTGAAGGCATCGGTCAGCTTCACCAATACGATCCGGCGCCAGGCATCGAAGAATGTCATCGGCATTCTGCCCGGCACTGCCAAGCCCGATGAGGTCGTGCTCTACTCCGCGCATTGGGACCATCTCGGCCGCTGCGACGCGGTCAAGGGCGACGATATCTGCAACGGCGCAGTCGACAATGCCTCCGGCACCGCCGGCCTCGTCGCGCTCGCCGAGGCCGCAGTGAAGGCCGGCCCGGCCCGGCGCAGCCAGGTGTTCCTGGCCGTGACCGGCGAGGAATCGGGGCTGCTCGGATCCAAATTCTACGCCGAGAACCCGGTCTTCCCGCTCGCCCAGACGGTCGGCGGGGTCAATATGGACGGGCTCAACGTGATCGGTAAGGCGAAGGACTTCGTGCTGGTCGGTGCAGGCAAGTCGGAACTTGAGGATCTGGTCAAGCCGATGGTCGCCGCCGAGGGCCGGGTCATCACGCTCGAGGCCAATCCGGAACGCGGCTCTTATTATCGTTCCGACCATTTCAGCTTCGCCAAGCTCGGCGTGCCGATGCTCTATGGAGAGAGCGGCGAGGATCTGGTGGTCGGCGGCACCGCGGCGGGCAAGGCGGCGACCGAGGATTATATCATCAACCGCTACCACAAGCCGCAGGACGAATATGACGCCAAATGGGACTGGAACGGGGCCCTGTCCGACCTGCGAATCTATTACGGGCTCGGTCACAGCCTGGCCGACAGCGATCGCTGGCCCAACTGGTATCCCAGCGCCGAATTCCGCAGCATTCGCGACCAGAGCCGCGCGGCGACGAAATAA